The window CAAGTTGTTAGGTGATAGCACTCAAAACAGCATCGGCTGGGGACAGTCTCAGGATAACACCGGACTTGAGCAGCTGGAAGCACTCGTGAAGCGTTATGCCGACAATCATGAATATGAAGAAGTTGTTCAGGTATGGCTGCAGATTCCCGAGAACCAGAAAGATCGTCTGAACCAGCAGACAAAGCTTCGATACGGTAATGCCCTGATGTATCTGCACCAGGAAGGGCAGGCGGCGAAGATCTATCGTCAGGTTATTGACGAGATGTCCGCCGCAGGCAGCAATGGTTCCGATCTTGTGTCGTATCGAAAGACGCTTGCTGATTTGTACACCGCCAGCGGTAACTATAAGGCTGCCGAAGAGCAGTATAATAAGATTTCTGAAGCGTATATCAGCCTTGGCAAAATCGATGACTGGTCCAAGTTGCAGATCTCCATTCTCGAAGGGAGTGTCAAAGGTGGGCCCGAGTTAAAGGCATACTCCGGTCTGCTTAGGAATTACCTTGGTTTTATTCCAGAAAAAGATGGTTACAAGGTTGTTTGGCAGGCCGATGAGTTTCTGCTTAATTACCCGTATTCCGCTGTTTCCTCTAATGTGGATATCATTAAAGCGGATAGCCAGAAAAGAGCCGATGGCTGGGTGAATCGGTTAATTGCCAATGTGGATCAGCTTGTGGCTGAGAAGAAATATGATCAAGCGATTCGTACTATTGACTCGGTTCCCCTCGATCTGATCGATAACCAGAAACGCGATCAGCTCAGGCTCAAAAAAGATGATCTTGTTCTGGCAGATGCAGTCAACAGAGAAACCCTGAAACTCACCCAGGTTCAGGATCTGCAGCGTAAATGGAATAATGGCATGCTGCTGGTAAAAGGTGAGCGCTACGAAGAGGCGATAACACTCTTTACCGAGATGCTTGACACGGAATATGGTGCCAAGGCCGAGAGCAAGATATCTGAAGTTGCCTTGCTGGCCGCTAATTCTGAGCGAAGAAAGGCTGCTGACCTCTTCATCCGCTTTACCAAAACTTCAGATCGGGAAAGCCAGAAAAAGCTGCTGCTCGAATGTCACCGTAAGCTCAAAGACATACTCGTCAAATATCCGGATGTTGAGATTGCGGATAAGGTTCGCAGCAATATCAAACGCGTGGAACAGGAAATGAATCGTCTTGATCCGAACCTGCTTCGCATGACAGAAAATGATTTTCAGTTTCAGTCCCGGCAGACAATTGATCCATTCAATTCAGGTCTCGGTGTTGGAACCCTGCAGCCTTCCGCACAATCTCCCATTACTGAGCGGCCTCTCGTTCAGTAACTGCAAACTGTTACCGCCCCCCCGGTTATCTTTAACCGGGGGGGGCGTTTTTTGAGCCGTAGGCTTGATCATATCTGTATCAATTGGTATTGGATGATCATCATTTCTCGATCGTCAGTAAAGTAGTTTGGCGAAACGAGGTTTCGTTTTCGCTGTGCTGCTGTCCACCGTAATTTGTGTTGACGGAGTTTTCCATGTCTGCAATTGCCCCCCCAAGTGCCAAGGTTCGTTCCAGCAGTCCCTTTGATGTTCTTTTCAAACGACTTATGAATGAGATTCACGCTGCGTCCAGCCCCAATGCTATCATGGTTGGGCTACGCAATAAGATTCTCAAGGTGTACGATGTCGAGATGGCGACCATATTTCTGGTGGATGCCAAAAAGCATCAGCTGGTCTCCTGGGTGTTGCTGCCGGGGGAGGCACTTAGGAAAATCAGGACGGACATAAACCGGGAATCCATAATCGGTTTTGTCGCCGATACCCAGAAAACTCTGAATATCCCTAATGTATACGATACCGAGGGGCTGAAAAGAATACATCCTACACTCACTTTTGACAGGCGCTGGGATGAAAAAGGTGGCTGCGTTACCCGGCAGGTACTGTCCACACCAATTGTTTACCAGAAGAATTTGTTGGGGGTGATTCAGCTCATAAATCGTTGTGACGGACTGGAATTTGATACTGACGATGAACGACGCATAGCGGAACTCGCAGAAACGCTGGGTATTGCCCTTTACAACCATTATAAGACCGGCAAAAAGGTACCTCTCAGATATGAGGAACTTATAAAAAGGGAAATCATCTCCGGGCAGGAAATGGAACGTGCCATGGTGATTGCGACCCAACAGGAAAGGGATGTCGAGTCGGTGTTGATGGAGAACTTCATGGTGGAGCGTGAAGAACTTGGCGATACTCTGGCCATGGTCTATCAGACCAAATTTATGGACCTTACCCAATCCACTCACTCTGTTGCCTCGCTTGTCCCCAAGGGTAATTTCGACAATTTTGAGAGAGATCTCATTATTCCAGTCGAGCAGCAGGACGACACGCTTTTTCTGGCAGCCAAGGACCCGGTGAATCAGCCGGATCTCACCCAGATCAAGAAAACATATGGCGTGCTTCATGCCAAAATCTTCCTGTCCTTCGGTGATGACATCAGGGCGGTGCTTGAGAAATACCGGCCGGGCAACGAAGAGGAAGGGGAGTATGAGCAGAAACCGGGCTTAAATGGTCATGATTACCAGGAAGTCGACGAGCGTGTTGAGATCGATAACAGCCCTGCCATAAAGCTTGTAAATAAAATTCTGGAAGACGCATATTATGCTGGAGCTTCAGATATTCACATTGAACCTTATGGCATGACTCAGGACTCTGAGGTTCGGTTCAGAATTGACGGCCATTGCAAAAATATACTTCGAGTTCCAAAACATAATGTCACTTCGGTAATTGCCAGGGTAAAGGTAATGGCTGATCTGGATATCTCCATTAAAAGAAAACCCCAGGATGGGAAGATAAAGTTCACCACAACCCGAGCGGACAACGTGGAGCTGAGGGTTGCGACCATCCCAACCGCAGGCGGTAACGAAGATGTGGTGTTGCGAATCCTTGCAGACTCAAAGCCATTGCCGCTTGAGCAGATTACTCCTGCCAGGATTTATAATCGGATAACCCAGGCCCTGGTTAAACCCCACGGTCTATTTCTGGTGGTTGGCCCCACCGGTTCCGGTAAAACCACTACTCTGCATTCAGCCCTCAATTACATCAACACACCGGAAAAAAAGATCTGGACCGCGGAAGACCCGGTTGAGATTACCCAGTATCGACTCAGGCAGGTTCAGGTTAAGCCAAGTATCGGTTATACCTTTGCCGCTGCAATGCGCGCTTTTCTTCGTGCCGACCCCGATGTCATCATGATCGGTGAGATGCGAGATGAAGAGACCGCCGGCATGGCCATCGAGGCATCTCTTACCGGTCATCTGGTTTTCAGTACCCTGCACACCAACTCGGCGGCGGAAACCGTTGTCCGTCTGATCGATATGGGGCTGGACCCTTTCAATTTCTCAGATTCACTGATTGGTATTCTCGCCCAGCGTCTGGTTCGTACTCTCTGCCCTGATTGTAAAGAGGGATACACTCCCAGCAAGAAAGAGTTTGATCATCTGGTGCAGTCATATGGCATCCTTTTTTATGATCATATCCAGACCAGCTATTCGGATTCGTTGGTGCTGTACAAGGCCAAGGGCTGCGATAAATGCAATAACAGTGGTTATAAAGGAAGGGCTGGTCTCTTTGAACTGCTTATTGCCAGCCAGAAAATTAAAGAAATGATCATCGACAAAGCGACCTCCGAAGAGATCAAGCAGGAGGCGATTAATAACGGCATGACTGTGCTGCTGCAGGAAGGTATCCAGCTGATATTTGATGGCAAAACCGATTACAATCAGGTTATGGCTACCTGCTCCATCTAGCTGCCAATGGGATTATAGGAAAATGGCCGGTATTTCAATGTATGCCAGCACGGCAATATGAAAACCGGCCATGAGCAGATGGCAGCTTGAACGATACGGGATGCGAAAAAGTAAAAGACAAATTATCTATCCTACTAATTCCGGTGGTTGAGGATCGAGTTCCCGCAGGGCCTTCAGTAGTGGTTCGGGCTGAAAATAGTCGCTGAGAAATTCCTGGTGTATTGTCAGAACATCTATTGCCTTATCTGCCATTTTTCTGGCTTGCGGTTTGTAGCCGCAGCCCAGTTTCACATAGACTCCCGCCGCCCTGATCAGGGCCTGCATGATGAGCTTAGTGTCACCTTGGGCACTGTACCAGGCATGCTCGAGCACCTCGTGCATTTCAAAGAATAGCCCGAGGTTCCAGAGAATCGTACTCCTCCATATAGGATCTTCTGAACCGCCGTGGATTGTCTTTACTGCCTCTTTGTAGAGTTGCAGTCGTTGTTGGATATACTCGGAATATAGTGGGGCAGGGTGTTCGGCGAGATATCGTTTTGCGACCTCTTCCGCACTGGAGATGTTACCGGCTTCCAGACATTCAACCAGTGAGCTTGAAAGGGTATTCCGAATATCACGACTTAACCGGTCGGTAAACGGATTGAATATTTTTTCAGTCATAGGGGATGGTGGCCGCTGCTGGGTGAAATGAAGCCGGGTGTAACCCGGCTTCACGAGATATTAGCCTGTTTGGTTTATTCTATCATATAGACGCGCAGATGAGGCTAGAGTTTGCCGCTCTTTAACATATAGTACAGCACCGGTACAGCCATTCTGCTGATAAGGAGTGAGGCAATCTCACCGAACATCAAGGCAATGGCCAGCCCCTGGAATATCGGGTCGGCCAGAATTACCGATGCTCCGACAACAACTGCCAGTGCGGTGAGCAGCATTGGGCGAAAACGTATTGCTCCTGCATCAACCACCGCCTTGGCCAGATCGTGACCCTCTTGTATCCGTAATTCAATAAAATCGACCAGAATAATCGAATTCCGAACTACAATGCCTGCACCTGCCATGAAACCAATCATGGAAGTAGCCGTGAAAAAGGCACCAAATCCCCAGTGTGCCGGCAGGATGCCAATCAGGGAAAACGGGATGGCAGCCATAACCACAAACGGGGTGAGGTAGTTTTTAAACCAACCAACCATCAGCATGTAAATCAGGATCATCACCACGCAGAAAGCGAGGCCCAGATCACGAAAGACCTCCAGAGTGATGTGCCACTCGCCATCCCACTTCATGGCTGGTTCAGATTCATCGAAAGGCTGGTTCAGGTTATATATTTTGATTGATTCTGTACTACCGCCCACGAGCCGTCCATCGAGCTGGGCAAGTTTGGCGTTCATATCGAAAATCGCATAGACCGGGCTCTCCACCGTACCGGCAACATCGCCGGTCACATAAATTACGGGCTTGAGGTTTTTTCTGTAGATAGGTTGTTCCACTGCACGTTCTTTTATGTTTACTAGTTCGCGCAGTGGAACCAGCTTTGCGTCCGGAGAGGTTTCGGGTCTGAGTGAAATGTTGAGTATGGAGTCAATACGTGCTTTTTCGGCAGGCGGTAGCTTGAGCACCATATTGATTGGCTCTTTGTCGTTGGGTTGGTGAAAGAGGTCGATAACCATTCCACCAATTGCAGCCTCGATGGTCTCTGTGATCTGCTTTTCACTGATGCCGTTGATGGCGGCTTTTTCCTTATCGACCGTGATCACCTGCCTGGTACGGTCCTCTTCCCTGAACCAGTCCACATCGACCACCCCTTCAGTGTTGATGAAGATACCGTGGACAGCGTTGGCGAGGTTGAGCCTGGCTTCATCTGTTGGGCCATAAATTTCCGCCACCAGGGTTTGCAGGACAGGTGGACCTGGCGGTACTTCGGCAACAGCGACTGTTGCACCATGCCGTGCTGCTATCTTACTCACCCCCGGACGTATACGTTGTGCTATGTCGTGGCTCTGCAGGCTGCGTTCATTCTTTGGTTGCAGGTTCACCTGAATATCGGCAACGGTCGGGCCGGAGCGCATGAAATAATGGCGGACTAATCCGTTAAAATTATATGGTGAAGCTGTGCCGGTATAAATCTGGTAGTTGACCACTGCAGGATCCTTTCTGACGACTTCGGCCATTTCCATGGCGACCCGGCTGGTGTGTTCAAGAGTTGAGCCTTCCGGCATATTCAGAATAATCTGAAACTCACTCTTGTTGTCAAAAGGGAGCATCTTCACCTTCACCAGGCCGAGGTAGACCATGCTGAAGGAACCGAGCAGCAGAGTGATAATTGAAGTGAAAAAGAGCAGTCTCCAGCTCCGTCTGGCAAGTAGCGGCTCCATTACCAGATGATAAATGCGAGTGAACCAGTCATCCGGTACCTGATCATGGTTGGCGGATTTTCCAGTTTTACCATCGACTGCAGCTCTCAGCAGCCTTGCTGCCGCCCAGGGGGTGACAGTGAAAGCGATCAGCAGCGAGAACACCATGGCAGCGGATGAACCGACAGGGATAGGGCGCATATAGGGGCCCATCAACCCACCAACAAACGCCATGGGCAAAATTGCCGCGATTACAGCCCAGGTGGCGAGAATCGTCGGATTGCCGACTTCGATTACGGCTTCAATAGCAATCTGGACACGCGACTTGCGAGAGTTCCCCGGCAGATGAAGATGCCGAACGATATTTTCAACAACTACAATGGCGTCATCAACCAGAATACCGATGGAAAATATCAACGCAAAGAGGGTGATGCGGTTCAAGGTGTAGCCGTATAGATAAAAGACCAGCAAAGTCAGCGCCAGGGTTGATGGGATAGCGAGCATTACTACCATAGACTCGCGCCAACCGAGGAATAGAAGGATCAGAATTGCAACGCCGAACACAGCAATGCCCATATGTAGCAGCAACTCATTGGACTTCTCGGCAGCAGTTTCGCCATAATCGCGGGTTACGGTTACCTCAAGATCACCTGGGATGATGACGCCTTTGAGATTATCGACTTTCTCCAATACTTCATGGACCACCTGCACCGCATTGGCACCTGGCCGTTTAGCAATTGAAAGGGTTACGGCTGCCTGGGGCTCACCCTCGCCAGGTGTGCCGAAGAGCACGTAATTAGATGGTTCTTCAGGGCCATCGGTGACAGTTGCCACATCTTCGAGATAGACCGGTAAATTACCGTAGACACCTACTACAATGCGTTTTATCTCTTCGCTTGAGTTAAGAAAGGTACCTGTCTGAACCAGCACTTCCTGATTACGGGAGAGCAGACTGCCAGAATAGGACTGTAGATTGACCTGTTGGATTTTAGGTGCCAGTTCAGCTACTGTCAGGTTTCGCGAGGCAAGCAGGAGTGGGTCGAAATGAATTGTCAGCTGACGCCTGGTGCCACCAATCAGTTTGGTTTCAGCAACATTATGGATAGATTTGATACTGTCATCAACCTGAGCCGCAAGTCTTCGCAAAGTGGCGTGATCGTAATTTGTCCCGTGGAAGGTGAGCGCAAGTATCGGCACATCATCGATGGTGTGCGGTTTGATCAGGGGTGGGGTTACCGAGTAGGGGATACGATCGAAATTGGTAGCGAGCTTCTGGTTCAGCCGCACGATTGAGGTCTCTAAATTTTCGCCTACATAGAACCGTACCACCAGCATGCTCTGGCCGGCCATGGACGTGGAGTAGATATATTCGACGCCTGGAAGTTCATAGAGCAGTTTCTCCATGGGAATTGTGAGCTGCTGTTCAACTTCCTTGGGCGTTGCTCCCGGCATGGAGACCATAACGTCGATCATCGGCACCTTTATCTGTGGTTCCTCCTCTCTGGGCAACATCATGATTGCCAGAAAGCCAAGCAGAATCGAAGCAAAGATAAAGAGCGGGGTCAGTCTCGAGGAAACAAAGGCGGCGGCAAGGCGTCCGGCAAAGCCGGGTGCATGTGTCTTTTTATCTGTCATGACAGGTATTGAATAATATGACTTGGTCTCTGTTTAAAATGAGAAGTTCGAGTTAATCGAATATCACCGGTTGCAGGTCGTGCAGCTTTTGATGGCCGGCTACAACGACTTTTTCATCAACTGCAAGTCCTGATAAAATTTCGACAACATCACCATAAGTCGCACCGCAACGGACCAATCTGAGCCTGGCTATGCCATCCTGCACGACAAAAACTCTTTGCATCTGTCCATGGGTACTGATGGCGCCGATAGGTACAGCAAGCATCGAAGCGTTGTCGAGGGCTATTGCAACCCTGGCGAATTGTCCGGGCTGGAGAGCCGGATTGGCTTGGAGGTCGAGCTTAACCTCACCGCTTCTGGTGGTGGGGTTGGCGGTTGGGGAGAGTTCTGAAACCCTGCCGGTAATTGTCAGATCTGGTGCTGGTACACGTATATCGAGCTGATCCCCTATTGTAATTTTGGAGATTATTGATTCGGGAATGTGGGTGAGCACTTGCAGTTTAATCTCATCTTCGACTCGTACCAAAGGCTTACCTGGTCTTGCCATGTCACCGACATGGCTGTCTTTACGAGTGATTCTCCCGTCAAATGGAGCAAGCACTCTGGTATAGCTTTGCATGATGTTCGCTTCTCTATAAGCCGCCTGGGCTATAGCAAGCGATTCTTCCAATGATTTTACTGTTTCGGGAGTTGCGGCGTTTTTCTTCAGCAGTGTCCTTTCCCGGGCCAGGTTTCGTCTGGCCTGTTCGAGTTGAGCGTGTGATTGCTGTAATTTGGCATCGATCTCCCCGGCGCTTATCTCCACCAGCAAATCGCCTTTTTGGACCCGGGAGCCGAGTACAATGGGCATGGCAGTGATGGTGCCACTGACTTTCGCGGCAATTTCAGCCTTGTTGACCGATTCAACAGTACCGATAAGCTCGATCTGGTTCATCACAGGCATCATGGAAGCTATACCGAGAGTGACTTTGGCCGGCTCCATATGGCGTGGGTCAGGCTGGCGTTGTTCAGCGTTGTCACATCCTGCCAGAAATATACTGGATAGGAGAGCAACGCCTACCAGGATAGTGTTGAGCGCGTCGAAATGTTTCATGAGCATATCCTTACAGAGAGTTTGTTACTGGAAATTGATCGATGCCGACGGCCCGGCGCAGGTTGGCGATGGCTATCTGGTTGTCTGCACGGGCGGAGGCTCTGCGTGCCTTGGCGTCGGTGAGGCGCATTTCAAAATCTATCAGATCGCTGACGAGAATGAGTCCCTCCTGGAAACGGGCCCGGCTTAATTCAGAGCTCTTTTCAGCTACCTGTACCATCTTTTCAGTGACCTGAAGTCGCTCGAGTGATTGCTGGTATTGAATTTCCGCCTGTTGGATATCAAGGCTTATGGCAAGCCGTAATCGTTCATGTTCCCGCTTTAAGCCAGCGAGTTCAGCTTTTGCTGCGGCAACCATAGCTTCTGTACGATTGCCGTTGTACAGGCTGTATTCCAATCGCACACCGGCAAGCCAGGAATCACCAGATTCGCCAAGTATTGTACCGTGCTCAAACTGGTATTGACCAAAACTGTCTATGGTTGGCAGGCTATCTCCCTTGGCATGTTGCAGTACTGCTTCACCTTGGCGGATTTTCGCCTCCATCAACTTCAATTCCCGCCGGTTTTCAGGGGTGATCGACTTGGGAATGCTTTGAACAGTGACATGCTCGGGCATAATGTCTGGGGGAGTGCTTTCAAAGCCAAGCAGGTTCCAGAATCGTGTTTTTGCCAACCGTTGGTTATGGATGCTCCGGATATGGTTTTCCGTTGCACGTTCCTTCTGCAGTTCCAGGTTGAGCAGATCTTCCCGCAATAAAGCGCCCGCCTCGAATCGCGCCTGGCCCACCTGGAGTGAAGCGGTTATGGCGTTGATCTCAGCTTTTCGCACCGTAACCATCTCTCCGGCCTGCACTATTCGGTGAAAACTCTGTATCACCTCAAATGCCAGGTTTTGCTCTACATC of the Desulfosediminicola ganghwensis genome contains:
- a CDS encoding tetratricopeptide repeat protein, producing MKKTFYISTIACCMLALTGCVQSQKRVATPSSGMQGPNMSAPVYTGDGTTDTPGAKTVQQPGYLDIADESGLTLEDVTREQVLPSMQYVNDRIYQYSSKLEKWKELDSKSMQVDLSQDDTEQMVRCFRKLQGVLNGYTALREDLLQNHNYTGNGGVSGTVIQDLQIQDIEFLESPCGKLLGDSTQNSIGWGQSQDNTGLEQLEALVKRYADNHEYEEVVQVWLQIPENQKDRLNQQTKLRYGNALMYLHQEGQAAKIYRQVIDEMSAAGSNGSDLVSYRKTLADLYTASGNYKAAEEQYNKISEAYISLGKIDDWSKLQISILEGSVKGGPELKAYSGLLRNYLGFIPEKDGYKVVWQADEFLLNYPYSAVSSNVDIIKADSQKRADGWVNRLIANVDQLVAEKKYDQAIRTIDSVPLDLIDNQKRDQLRLKKDDLVLADAVNRETLKLTQVQDLQRKWNNGMLLVKGERYEEAITLFTEMLDTEYGAKAESKISEVALLAANSERRKAADLFIRFTKTSDRESQKKLLLECHRKLKDILVKYPDVEIADKVRSNIKRVEQEMNRLDPNLLRMTENDFQFQSRQTIDPFNSGLGVGTLQPSAQSPITERPLVQ
- a CDS encoding GspE/PulE family protein, whose product is MSAIAPPSAKVRSSSPFDVLFKRLMNEIHAASSPNAIMVGLRNKILKVYDVEMATIFLVDAKKHQLVSWVLLPGEALRKIRTDINRESIIGFVADTQKTLNIPNVYDTEGLKRIHPTLTFDRRWDEKGGCVTRQVLSTPIVYQKNLLGVIQLINRCDGLEFDTDDERRIAELAETLGIALYNHYKTGKKVPLRYEELIKREIISGQEMERAMVIATQQERDVESVLMENFMVEREELGDTLAMVYQTKFMDLTQSTHSVASLVPKGNFDNFERDLIIPVEQQDDTLFLAAKDPVNQPDLTQIKKTYGVLHAKIFLSFGDDIRAVLEKYRPGNEEEGEYEQKPGLNGHDYQEVDERVEIDNSPAIKLVNKILEDAYYAGASDIHIEPYGMTQDSEVRFRIDGHCKNILRVPKHNVTSVIARVKVMADLDISIKRKPQDGKIKFTTTRADNVELRVATIPTAGGNEDVVLRILADSKPLPLEQITPARIYNRITQALVKPHGLFLVVGPTGSGKTTTLHSALNYINTPEKKIWTAEDPVEITQYRLRQVQVKPSIGYTFAAAMRAFLRADPDVIMIGEMRDEETAGMAIEASLTGHLVFSTLHTNSAAETVVRLIDMGLDPFNFSDSLIGILAQRLVRTLCPDCKEGYTPSKKEFDHLVQSYGILFYDHIQTSYSDSLVLYKAKGCDKCNNSGYKGRAGLFELLIASQKIKEMIIDKATSEEIKQEAINNGMTVLLQEGIQLIFDGKTDYNQVMATCSI
- a CDS encoding DUF309 domain-containing protein — protein: MTEKIFNPFTDRLSRDIRNTLSSSLVECLEAGNISSAEEVAKRYLAEHPAPLYSEYIQQRLQLYKEAVKTIHGGSEDPIWRSTILWNLGLFFEMHEVLEHAWYSAQGDTKLIMQALIRAAGVYVKLGCGYKPQARKMADKAIDVLTIHQEFLSDYFQPEPLLKALRELDPQPPELVG
- a CDS encoding efflux RND transporter permease subunit yields the protein MTDKKTHAPGFAGRLAAAFVSSRLTPLFIFASILLGFLAIMMLPREEEPQIKVPMIDVMVSMPGATPKEVEQQLTIPMEKLLYELPGVEYIYSTSMAGQSMLVVRFYVGENLETSIVRLNQKLATNFDRIPYSVTPPLIKPHTIDDVPILALTFHGTNYDHATLRRLAAQVDDSIKSIHNVAETKLIGGTRRQLTIHFDPLLLASRNLTVAELAPKIQQVNLQSYSGSLLSRNQEVLVQTGTFLNSSEEIKRIVVGVYGNLPVYLEDVATVTDGPEEPSNYVLFGTPGEGEPQAAVTLSIAKRPGANAVQVVHEVLEKVDNLKGVIIPGDLEVTVTRDYGETAAEKSNELLLHMGIAVFGVAILILLFLGWRESMVVMLAIPSTLALTLLVFYLYGYTLNRITLFALIFSIGILVDDAIVVVENIVRHLHLPGNSRKSRVQIAIEAVIEVGNPTILATWAVIAAILPMAFVGGLMGPYMRPIPVGSSAAMVFSLLIAFTVTPWAAARLLRAAVDGKTGKSANHDQVPDDWFTRIYHLVMEPLLARRSWRLLFFTSIITLLLGSFSMVYLGLVKVKMLPFDNKSEFQIILNMPEGSTLEHTSRVAMEMAEVVRKDPAVVNYQIYTGTASPYNFNGLVRHYFMRSGPTVADIQVNLQPKNERSLQSHDIAQRIRPGVSKIAARHGATVAVAEVPPGPPVLQTLVAEIYGPTDEARLNLANAVHGIFINTEGVVDVDWFREEDRTRQVITVDKEKAAINGISEKQITETIEAAIGGMVIDLFHQPNDKEPINMVLKLPPAEKARIDSILNISLRPETSPDAKLVPLRELVNIKERAVEQPIYRKNLKPVIYVTGDVAGTVESPVYAIFDMNAKLAQLDGRLVGGSTESIKIYNLNQPFDESEPAMKWDGEWHITLEVFRDLGLAFCVVMILIYMLMVGWFKNYLTPFVVMAAIPFSLIGILPAHWGFGAFFTATSMIGFMAGAGIVVRNSIILVDFIELRIQEGHDLAKAVVDAGAIRFRPMLLTALAVVVGASVILADPIFQGLAIALMFGEIASLLISRMAVPVLYYMLKSGKL
- a CDS encoding efflux RND transporter periplasmic adaptor subunit, whose protein sequence is MKHFDALNTILVGVALLSSIFLAGCDNAEQRQPDPRHMEPAKVTLGIASMMPVMNQIELIGTVESVNKAEIAAKVSGTITAMPIVLGSRVQKGDLLVEISAGEIDAKLQQSHAQLEQARRNLARERTLLKKNAATPETVKSLEESLAIAQAAYREANIMQSYTRVLAPFDGRITRKDSHVGDMARPGKPLVRVEDEIKLQVLTHIPESIISKITIGDQLDIRVPAPDLTITGRVSELSPTANPTTRSGEVKLDLQANPALQPGQFARVAIALDNASMLAVPIGAISTHGQMQRVFVVQDGIARLRLVRCGATYGDVVEILSGLAVDEKVVVAGHQKLHDLQPVIFD
- a CDS encoding TolC family protein — its product is MTRTHLTVLAISLLSLSVTTTNSISAVATYGQGEESARERALQITGKWTLADAVDFALANNPAPKIAKDSTTARASEVDAANSAFFPSLTLASEYSQTDRPMYSFGNILNQGAFDDSIDFNNPGRTDALVLEARIDYPIYDGGKRRARVDQAQAAEVAALHHQEDVEQNLAFEVIQSFHRIVQAGEMVTVRKAEINAITASLQVGQARFEAGALLREDLLNLELQKERATENHIRSIHNQRLAKTRFWNLLGFESTPPDIMPEHVTVQSIPKSITPENRRELKLMEAKIRQGEAVLQHAKGDSLPTIDSFGQYQFEHGTILGESGDSWLAGVRLEYSLYNGNRTEAMVAAAKAELAGLKREHERLRLAISLDIQQAEIQYQQSLERLQVTEKMVQVAEKSSELSRARFQEGLILVSDLIDFEMRLTDAKARRASARADNQIAIANLRRAVGIDQFPVTNSL